From the genome of Leguminivora glycinivorella isolate SPB_JAAS2020 chromosome Z, LegGlyc_1.1, whole genome shotgun sequence, one region includes:
- the LOC125241336 gene encoding 60S acidic ribosomal protein P0 codes for MGREDKATWKSNYFVKIVQLLDEYPKCFIVGADNVGSKQMQQIRMSLRGHSIVLMGKNTMMRKAIRGHLENNPALEKLLPHIKGNVGFVFTRGDLVEVREKLLENKVRALARPGAIAPLSVIVPAHNTGLGPEKTSFFQALSIPTKISKGTIEIINDVHILKPGDKVGASEATLLNMLNISPFSYGLVVKQVYDSGTIFTPAILDIKPEDLRARFLEGVANVASLSLSIGYPTIASAPHSIANGFKNLLAIAAVTEVDFKEATTIKEFIKDPSKFVAAAAASAPAAAAAGAAPKAEEKKVEEEEPESDDDMGFGLFD; via the exons ATGGGTAGGGAGGACAAAGCTACCTGGAAGTCCAACTATTTCGTTAAGATTGTC cAACTCTTGGACGAATACCCAAAATGCTTCATAGTGGGTGCCGACAATGTGGGCTCAAAGCAGATGCAGCAAATCCGTATGTCCCTGCGTGGACATAGCATCGTGCTGATGGGCAAGAACACCATGATGCGCAAGGCCATCCgtggacacttggagaacaaCCCGGCGCTGGAGAAGCTGTTGCCGCATATCAAGGGCAACGTGGGCTTCGTGTTCACACGCGGAGACCTCGTCGAG gtgcgcgagAAACTCTTGGAAAACAAAGTGCGAGCGCTGGCTCGTCCTGGAGCTATCGCTCCTCTATCTGTTATTGTCCCGGCGCACAACACTGGTCTTGGACCCGAAAAGACCTCTTTCTTCCAGGCCCTTTCCATCCCAACCAAGATTTCAAAGG GTACTATTGAAATCATCAATGATGTGCACATTCTGAAGCCTGGTGACAAGGTGGGCGCTTCTGAAGCCACTCTGCTTAACATGCTGAACATCTCTCCATTCTCATATGGTCTTGTAGTGAAACAG GTCTATGATTCTGGTACCATTTTCACACCAGCCATTCTTGACATCAAGCCAGAGGACCTCCGTGCCAGATTCTTGGAAGGTGTTGCTAATGTAGCCTCCCTGTCTCTGTCCATTGGCTACCCAACAATAGCTTCGGCTCCACACTCCATTGCCAACGGATTCAAGAACTTGTTGGCTATTGCTGCTGTCACTGAGGTTGACTTCAAAGAGGCTACAACTATCAAGGAATTCATCAAG GATCCCTCTAAGTTCGTAGCAGCTGCTGCTGCCTCCGCTCCGGCCGCCGCAGCTGCGGGCGCCGCGCCGAAGGCTGAGGAGAAGAAGGTCGAGGAGGAGGAGCCCGAGAGTGATGACGACATGGGCTTCGGCCTCTTTGACTAA